One genomic segment of Candidatus Berkiella aquae includes these proteins:
- a CDS encoding aromatic amino acid transport family protein yields MTGSSFNKVFGGAMLVAGTCIGAGMLGLPISTAASGFYPSTIAFLVCWVMMTLSALLMLEVSLWYPEETNLITMAKSTLGKAGESIAWICYVLFLYALMAAYTSGAAGLIGEGLTKIGLNAKWGIWIIVSLFGLVVYLGAKWVDGVNRIFMLFLVFAYFALVYHVVPQVSPSLLKEGHPKFLFSTAPLLVTSFGFHLLIPSLKNYMHGDIKGLRRAIIGGSLLPLVVYLLWELLILGVVPVSGDKGLVAMMQAEKNSGRQAVVELTQLLSQILNNHRINLLVGSFAISAILTSFIGVALGLFDFFADGFHIKKTWRGRLVLAILTFMPPVLIAIYCPQFLLALHYAGMFAAVLLIIYPVLMVWSGRYRLKIASSYQVMGGKPLLILVLLFGLGVIVLEGLDHLKWLPEPFVQERLFD; encoded by the coding sequence TTGACTGGTTCATCTTTTAACAAAGTATTTGGTGGCGCAATGCTGGTGGCAGGAACCTGTATTGGTGCTGGTATGTTAGGGTTACCCATCTCAACGGCAGCAAGTGGTTTTTATCCCTCGACAATCGCATTTTTAGTGTGCTGGGTTATGATGACTTTGAGCGCATTATTAATGTTAGAAGTTTCATTGTGGTATCCCGAAGAAACCAACCTCATTACCATGGCAAAGTCGACTTTAGGGAAAGCCGGCGAAAGTATTGCCTGGATTTGTTATGTTCTCTTTTTATATGCATTGATGGCTGCTTACACGTCTGGTGCAGCGGGTTTGATTGGTGAAGGGCTGACTAAAATAGGTTTAAATGCCAAATGGGGCATTTGGATCATTGTTTCATTATTTGGTTTAGTCGTGTATTTAGGCGCTAAATGGGTAGATGGTGTTAATCGTATATTCATGCTGTTTTTAGTGTTTGCCTATTTTGCTTTGGTCTACCACGTTGTGCCCCAAGTTTCTCCCAGCTTGTTAAAAGAAGGACATCCTAAATTTTTATTTTCAACAGCGCCGCTGCTTGTCACTTCTTTTGGTTTTCATTTATTAATTCCTAGTTTAAAAAATTACATGCATGGAGATATTAAAGGCTTACGTCGAGCAATTATTGGCGGAAGCTTATTACCCTTAGTGGTTTATTTGTTATGGGAATTATTAATATTGGGCGTGGTACCTGTTTCAGGTGACAAAGGTTTGGTTGCCATGATGCAGGCTGAGAAAAATTCAGGTCGGCAAGCGGTGGTTGAACTCACGCAATTACTGAGTCAAATTTTAAATAACCACCGTATTAATTTATTGGTGGGTAGTTTTGCGATATCGGCTATCTTAACTTCTTTTATTGGTGTGGCATTGGGGTTGTTTGATTTCTTTGCGGATGGTTTTCATATTAAGAAAACCTGGCGAGGCCGATTAGTGCTAGCTATTTTAACTTTCATGCCACCAGTGCTCATTGCTATATATTGTCCACAATTTTTATTAGCGCTGCATTATGCAGGGATGTTTGCGGCTGTGCTGCTTATTATTTATCCGGTATTGATGGTTTGGTCAGGAAGATATCGGCTGAAGATTGCATCAAGTTATCAAGTGATGGGTGGTAAACCGTTACTCATACTGGTCTTATTGTTTGGATTAGGGGTGATTGTGCTGGAAGGACTTGATCACCTTAAATGGCTGCCAGAGCCATTTGTTCAGGAAAGATTATTTGATTAA
- the hppD gene encoding 4-hydroxyphenylpyruvate dioxygenase — protein MKTTLTTSQVTARDNPMGLDGFEFVEFASQEPEKLAALFERLHFTPIAKHRSKNVLLYRQGQVNFILNQESQSYAMAFAKEHGPCACAMAFRVKDAKKAFERAVALGAKPFLDSKNGKDELAIPAIYGIGGSLLYFVDRYASDTIYDHDFIPLPQQNQHPQGEGLMVIDHLTHNVYQGEMDKWANFYQDIFNFYEIRYFDIEGKKTGLTSRALSSPCGKIKIPLNQSKDNKSQIEEYLREYKGEGIQHIAMTTKDIYSTIEGLKHRKVNFLDVPDTYYEMIKERVQGHHEDIARMQKNKILIDGEVNDGAEQLLLQIFTENVIGPIFFEIIQRKGNDGFGEGNFTALFEAIERDQMRRGVL, from the coding sequence ATGAAAACCACACTGACCACATCACAAGTCACAGCACGTGATAACCCCATGGGATTAGATGGTTTTGAGTTTGTTGAGTTTGCAAGCCAAGAACCTGAAAAATTAGCGGCACTTTTCGAGCGGCTACATTTTACCCCCATCGCAAAACATCGTTCAAAAAATGTGCTCTTATATCGCCAAGGACAAGTCAATTTTATTTTGAATCAAGAATCACAAAGCTATGCAATGGCGTTTGCCAAAGAACATGGCCCTTGTGCTTGCGCCATGGCTTTTCGGGTTAAAGATGCCAAAAAAGCGTTTGAGAGAGCGGTTGCGCTTGGCGCAAAACCGTTTCTTGATAGTAAAAATGGCAAAGATGAACTCGCTATCCCTGCAATTTATGGTATTGGGGGCAGCTTATTATATTTTGTCGATCGCTATGCAAGCGATACCATTTATGATCATGATTTTATTCCTCTGCCCCAACAAAATCAGCACCCCCAAGGTGAGGGATTAATGGTGATTGATCATCTCACACATAACGTCTACCAAGGTGAAATGGATAAATGGGCAAATTTTTATCAAGATATCTTTAATTTTTATGAAATTCGTTACTTTGATATTGAAGGGAAAAAAACCGGCCTCACCAGTCGTGCGCTCTCAAGTCCCTGTGGCAAAATAAAAATTCCACTCAATCAATCCAAAGACAACAAATCACAAATTGAAGAATATTTGCGAGAATATAAAGGTGAGGGCATTCAACATATTGCGATGACCACTAAAGATATATATAGCACCATTGAAGGCTTAAAACATCGCAAGGTGAATTTTCTAGATGTCCCTGATACTTACTATGAAATGATTAAAGAACGTGTTCAAGGGCATCATGAAGACATTGCTCGTATGCAAAAGAATAAAATTCTCATCGATGGTGAAGTGAATGATGGCGCAGAGCAACTGCTATTACAGATCTTCACTGAGAATGTGATTGGTCCTATTTTCTTCGAAATTATTCAACGCAAAGGTAATGATGGCTTTGGTGAAGGCAATTTCACTGCACTATTTGAAGCTATCGAACGAGACCAAATGCGCCGTGGTGTATTATAA
- a CDS encoding fumarylacetoacetate hydrolase family protein — translation MKLATLKSAHRDGELIIVSSALSRAVKATDIAPTLQQALDQWHDCEKALTARFLALESNELSNAFAFDATKTTSPLPRAYQWADASAYVNHVELVRKSRGVEMPTSFWTDPLMYQGGSDSFIGPRDPILLADEAWGIDFEAEVAVITTDVPMGVTPEKAGQYIALVMLVNDVSLRNLAMNELGKGFGFFNCKPSSAFSPVAVTPASLGEAWDGKKIHLPIISHLNQKWFGNPNAGIDMTFDFPTLIAHAAKTRPLGAGTIIGSGTVSNSDRSFGSSCIVEKRMLETLADGKPSTEFMKFGDTIRIEMLDANNQSIFGAIDQEVMRYHPPA, via the coding sequence ATGAAATTGGCCACTTTAAAATCAGCTCATCGTGATGGAGAGCTTATCATCGTTTCAAGCGCTCTCTCTCGTGCAGTCAAAGCAACCGATATTGCTCCTACTTTACAGCAAGCCTTAGATCAATGGCACGATTGTGAAAAAGCGTTAACCGCTCGTTTTTTAGCACTTGAAAGTAATGAGCTATCGAATGCTTTTGCATTTGATGCAACCAAAACCACCTCACCTTTGCCACGTGCTTACCAATGGGCAGATGCCAGCGCTTATGTTAATCATGTTGAACTCGTTCGAAAATCGCGTGGTGTTGAAATGCCCACATCATTCTGGACAGATCCCTTAATGTATCAAGGTGGTTCCGATAGCTTCATTGGACCACGTGATCCTATCTTACTAGCTGATGAAGCCTGGGGCATCGATTTTGAAGCAGAAGTTGCCGTCATCACAACCGATGTGCCAATGGGGGTTACGCCTGAGAAGGCAGGGCAATATATCGCGCTTGTCATGCTCGTGAATGACGTGTCTCTACGTAATCTTGCAATGAATGAATTAGGAAAAGGTTTTGGTTTCTTTAACTGCAAACCTTCCAGTGCTTTTAGTCCTGTTGCCGTCACGCCTGCAAGCCTAGGAGAAGCATGGGATGGCAAAAAAATTCATTTACCGATTATCAGCCATTTAAACCAAAAATGGTTTGGTAATCCTAATGCCGGTATTGATATGACTTTTGACTTTCCAACCTTGATTGCACACGCAGCTAAAACAAGGCCGCTGGGTGCAGGAACCATTATCGGTTCAGGTACCGTTTCTAACAGTGATCGCAGTTTCGGATCTTCTTGTATCGTTGAAAAACGCATGTTAGAAACACTAGCCGATGGCAAACCCAGTACCGAATTTATGAAATTTGGCGATACGATTCGTATTGAAATGTTAGATGCCAATAATCAAAGTATTTTTGGTGCAATTGATCAGGAGGTTATGCGTTATCATCCTCCTGCATAG
- the maiA gene encoding maleylacetoacetate isomerase: MKLYDYFRSSASFRVRIALNLKGIAYDLHHVHLVKEGGQQLQSLYANINPQKLVPSLESDDGLLTQSLAIIEFLDEQYPEPALLPQDAILRAHVRAFAQHIACEIHPLNNLRVLRYLVHSLNITEEQKISWYHHWLREGFNGLEALLSQNQPQRFCFGDSPTLADLCLVPQIYNALRFEFDMSAYPRLNQVNEQCLKLDAFQKALPENHPRALDK; encoded by the coding sequence ATAAAGCTCTATGATTATTTTCGTTCCAGTGCCAGCTTTCGCGTACGAATAGCGCTTAATTTAAAAGGAATTGCTTATGATTTACACCATGTTCATCTGGTTAAAGAAGGTGGGCAACAGTTACAATCTCTGTATGCAAATATCAATCCGCAGAAATTAGTGCCTAGTCTTGAGAGTGATGACGGGCTTTTAACGCAATCCCTTGCCATCATAGAATTTTTAGATGAACAATATCCTGAACCTGCGTTATTGCCTCAGGATGCTATCTTACGAGCTCATGTTCGCGCTTTCGCACAACATATTGCCTGTGAGATCCACCCTTTAAACAATTTGCGTGTTCTACGATATCTCGTTCATTCCTTAAACATCACCGAAGAACAAAAAATCAGTTGGTACCACCATTGGTTACGTGAAGGTTTTAATGGCTTAGAAGCACTGTTATCGCAAAACCAACCGCAGCGGTTTTGTTTTGGTGATTCACCAACCCTTGCTGATCTGTGCTTAGTACCACAAATTTACAATGCCTTACGTTTTGAGTTTGATATGTCAGCTTATCCGCGGCTTAATCAAGTGAATGAGCAGTGTTTAAAGCTTGATGCATTTCAAAAAGCATTGCCTGAAAACCATCCACGGGCGTTAGATAAATAA
- a CDS encoding Re/Si-specific NAD(P)(+) transhydrogenase subunit alpha, with the protein MRIAIPKEISSGENRVALVPTLVSNLTQLGCQILLEKGAGLNAHFRDEDYVGVELHDSAQSLYQNADVILKVESPTQDEIKLFKKDAIVIGMLSPGRYPDRVQAMSEQHITSFALENLPRISRAQVMDALSSQATITGYKAALLAANFLPRFFPMLTTAAGTIRPATVLVIGAGVAGLQAIATAHRLGAIVRAYDIRPAAREQVESLGAKMINIDIHAEGTGGYARELTEEEKQKQTQALANAVKDADAVITTALIPGKSAPKIITTAMVESMKPGSVIIDIAAIAGGNCELTQAHQTVTHQGVIINGPVNLPSMLAKDASIMYAKNVVSFLSLFIKEGKINIDWEDPILAQSVLTHDGKMLQKAS; encoded by the coding sequence ATGCGTATAGCCATACCAAAAGAAATCTCAAGCGGCGAAAATCGTGTTGCTTTGGTACCTACTTTAGTTTCCAACTTAACACAATTAGGATGCCAGATCTTATTAGAAAAAGGCGCGGGCCTGAATGCTCACTTTCGGGATGAAGATTATGTTGGCGTCGAGCTCCATGATTCTGCACAAAGTCTTTATCAAAATGCCGATGTGATTCTAAAAGTAGAATCACCCACGCAAGATGAAATTAAACTTTTCAAAAAAGATGCCATCGTGATAGGAATGCTCTCACCAGGACGTTACCCTGATAGAGTACAAGCCATGTCAGAGCAACATATCACCAGTTTTGCACTCGAAAATTTACCTCGCATTTCTCGTGCTCAAGTGATGGATGCGCTTTCTTCGCAAGCAACCATTACCGGTTATAAAGCCGCTTTATTAGCAGCTAATTTCTTACCACGCTTTTTCCCAATGCTAACAACCGCAGCAGGCACCATTCGCCCTGCTACCGTACTTGTCATTGGTGCCGGCGTTGCCGGTTTGCAAGCCATTGCAACTGCACATCGTTTAGGCGCTATCGTAAGGGCTTATGATATTCGTCCTGCAGCAAGAGAACAGGTCGAGTCCTTAGGCGCTAAAATGATTAATATCGATATTCATGCAGAAGGCACTGGTGGTTACGCCAGAGAATTAACCGAAGAAGAAAAGCAAAAGCAAACACAAGCACTTGCTAATGCAGTAAAAGACGCAGATGCGGTCATTACTACCGCTTTAATCCCTGGCAAAAGTGCTCCTAAAATTATCACAACAGCCATGGTTGAATCGATGAAACCCGGTTCTGTCATCATTGATATCGCTGCGATTGCAGGTGGTAATTGTGAACTCACACAAGCACATCAAACAGTGACTCATCAAGGTGTCATCATCAATGGCCCCGTTAATTTACCCAGCATGTTAGCGAAAGACGCTAGTATTATGTATGCCAAAAATGTGGTGAGCTTTTTATCGTTATTCATCAAAGAAGGCAAAATCAATATTGATTGGGAAGATCCCATCTTAGCGCAAAGTGTCTTAACGCATGATGGCAAAATGTTACAAAAAGCGAGCTAG
- a CDS encoding proton-translocating transhydrogenase family protein yields MDGFITFLYIFMLAAFTGYEVINRVPVILHTPLMSGTNFIHGIILVGAMIAMGQAHTGFEQLVGFIAVLIATINVVGGFVVTERMLEMFKPEQKSHE; encoded by the coding sequence ATGGACGGATTTATCACTTTTCTTTACATCTTCATGCTGGCAGCGTTTACCGGCTATGAAGTGATCAACCGTGTGCCTGTGATTTTACATACCCCTTTAATGTCTGGGACAAACTTTATTCATGGCATTATCTTAGTCGGGGCAATGATTGCCATGGGGCAAGCACATACCGGTTTTGAACAACTTGTTGGTTTTATTGCCGTGCTCATTGCCACCATTAACGTTGTCGGTGGTTTTGTCGTGACTGAGCGTATGTTAGAAATGTTTAAACCAGAGCAAAAATCCCATGAATAA